A portion of the Musa acuminata AAA Group cultivar baxijiao chromosome BXJ1-1, Cavendish_Baxijiao_AAA, whole genome shotgun sequence genome contains these proteins:
- the LOC135657671 gene encoding histone-lysine N-methyltransferase TRX1-like: protein MALALEEFVHEEEDVDHPVRYLPLGHVYSSSASSVNPSGSSSIVSKKVKARKIVENGDLGGGEEDGGGRNELFGLDPAGMCKSSARQPILVYQRRIKKPCVGSPKRRVESCSERSEEGSDRGRSNGVVDSLGDGQIAKKRRIMKYELLRLGSGSGSLNGNAAPRSRAGEGCKRANSAEPKKNVRGAQKDSSAVGKVKRWVELEFKGADPQVLIGLVCKVFWPMDDDWYKGSVTEYNPLTTQHRVEYEDGEIEHLILSSERIKFHLSCEDLEHLHLKCGVPNLEKKGPNYNELLALALSFHDCQDLEPGELVWAKLTGHAMWPAVVVSESNFGPRGDLKPTRINQSILVQFFGTHDFARIKLKQAIPFLNGLLSSLHLKCKQARFYRSLDEAKMYLIEQQLPKSMLHLQKRIEADDIKSASGEDEGTKSDDDLSTGYIINAVELASTSPIEIGNLRVTSLGKIVCDSDYFHNKKHIWPEGYTAFRKFTSLEDPCSVMSYRMEVLRNPKVKVRPLFRVTTDDGEQIDGSTPNACWKEIYSRIRNKQWDDTQTEVEGSGLQKSGSYMFGFSNPHIAQLIQELPNSRVCSKYFDSYGDMPMGYRAVRVDWKDLDRCGVCDMDEEYEDNLFLQCDKCRIMVHAKCYGELEPLDGVLWLCNLCRPGAPKFPPRCCLCPVIGGAIKPTTDGRWAHLTCAMWIPETCLVDVKRMEPIDGISRINKDRWKLLCSICGVSYGACIQCSHNTCRVAYHPLCARAAGLCVELEDEDKIHLMSLDEDDDQCIRLLSFCKKHRQPSNERPPADDSLRLPTQLGSSYVPASNPSGCARSEPYNFSGRRGQKQPQILGAASQKRLFVENKPYLVTGFRQNGSACGLSGNISAQAQCTLDDLKLGASQFEKHVSVCSMAEKYRNMKATFRRRLAFGKSKIHGFGVFAKLAHKAGDMVIEYIGELVRPTIADIRERRIYNSLVGAGTYMFRIDDERVIDATRAGSIAHLINHSCEPNCYSRVISVNGDEHIIIFAKRDIEQWEELTYDYRFFSIDERLACYCGFSRCRGIVNDTEAEEQVAKIRVPLSELVQWKGE, encoded by the exons ATGGCGCTCGCCCTCGAGGAATTCGTCCACGAGGAGGAGGACGTGGACCACCCGGTACGCTATCTCCCTCTCGGCCATGTCTactcctcctctgcctcctccgTCAACCCTAGCGGATCGTCCAGCATCGTCTCCAAGAAGGTGAAGGCCCGGAAGATCGTCGAGAATGGCGACCTGGGGGGCGGAGAAGAGGACGGCGGCGGCCGGAATGAGCTCTTCGGCCTTGACCCCGCGGGAATGTGCAAGAGCAGTGCCAGGCAGCCGATCTTGGTCTACCAGCGGAGGATCAAGAAGCCCTGCGTTGGTTCCCCTAAACGGCGGGTCGAGTCGTGCTCCGAGCGGTCGGAGGAGGGAAGTGATCGAGGGAGGTCTAATGGTGTGGTCGATTCGCTTGGGGATGGGCAGATTGCGAAGAAGAGGCGAATCATGAAGTATGAGTTGCTTCGATTGGGATCTGGCTCCGGTTCTTTGAACGGAAACGCTGCACCTCGTTCGAGAGCAGGCGAAGGGTGTAAGAGGGCTAATTCTGCCGAGCCAAAGAAGAATGTTCGTGGTGCTCAAAAGGATTCTTCTGCCGTGGGCAAAGTGAAGAGATGGGTTGA GTTGGAATTCAAAGGTGCAGACCCGCAGGTACTAATTGGCTTGGTGTGCAAG GTTTTCTGGCCTATGGATGATGACTGGTACAAGGGTTCTGTTACCGAGTATAATCCACTCACCACCCAACATAGA GTCGAATATGAGGACGGTGAGATTGAGCATTTAATTCTCTCGAGCGAAAGGATAAAATTTCACTTATCTTGTGAAGATCTGGAACATTTACATTTGAAATGTGGTGTTCCAAACCTAGAGAAGAAAGGGCCCAATTACAATGAATTGCTAGCTTTGGCTCTTAGTTTTCATGATTGCCAAGATCTTGAACCTGGTGAACTTGTATGGGCAAAACTTACAG GGCATGCTATGTGGCCAGCAGTTGTTGTAAGTGAATCAAATTTTGGTCCACGTGGAGATCTGAAGCCCActcgaataaatcaatcaattctCGTACAGTTTTTTGGGACACATGATTTTGCAAG GATTAAGTTGAAACAGGCTATCCCATTTCTCAACGGCCTGCTTTCCTCACTGCATCTTAAGTGCAAGCAGGCACGTTTCTATCGAAGCTTAGATGAAGCAAAAAT GTACTTGATTGAGCAGCAGCTTCCAAAGAGCATGCTGCATCTACAAAAAAGAATTGAGGCAGATGATATTAAATCTGCTtctggagaggatgaaggaacaaAATCTGATGATGATCTCTCAACAGGCTACATAATAAATGCTGTTGAACTGGCTAGCACCTCACCAATTGAAATAGGAAATCTTCGTGTAACTAGCTTAG GAAAAATAGTATGTGATTCAGACTATTTCCATAACAAGAAACACATCTGGCCTGAAGGATATACTGCTTTTAGAAAGTTCACATCATTGGAAG ATCCATGTTCAGTGATGTCGTATAGGATGGAAGTTCTGAGAAATCCCAAAGTAAAAGTTCGGCCTTTGTTTAGAGTAACAACAGATGATGGGGAGCAG ATCGATGGATCAACTCCAAATGCTTGTTGGAAGGAAATCTACAGCAGAATAAGGAATAAGCAATGGGATGATACTCAGACCGAAGTGGAAGGAAGTGGTCTTCAGAAATCTGGCTCATACATGTTTGGATTTTCCAATCCTCACATAGCCCAGCTAATTCAG GAACTTCCAAATTCTAGAGTGTGCTCAAAGTACTTTGACAGCTATGGGGATATGCCCATGGGTTACAGAGCTGTTCGAGTTGACTGGAAGGATCTTGATAGATGTGGTGTTTGTGACATGGATGAG GAGTACGAGGACAATCTATTCTTGCAGTGTGACAAATGCCGCATCATG GTGCATGCTAAATGCTATGGTGAACTGGAACCTTTGGATGGAGTGCTTTGGCTCTGCAATCTATGCCGGCCCGGGGCACCAAAGTTCCCTCCAAGATGCTGTCTCTGTCCTGTTATTG GTGGTGCTATCAAACCTACAACAGATGGGCGCTGGGCTCATTTGACTTGTGCCATGTGGATACCTG AGACATGTCTTGTTGATGTGAAGCGAATGGAGCCTATTGATGGAATAAGCAGAATTAATAAG GATCGGTGGAAACTTTTGTGCAGCATTTGTGGCGTATCTTATGGGGCCTGCATCCAG TGCTCTCATAATACCTGCCGAGTGGCATATCATCCTCTCTGTGCACGCGCTGCAGGTCTTTGTGTTGAG CTTGAAGATGAGGACAAAATTCACCTCATGTCACTCGATGAGGATGATGATCAGTGTATTCGCTTACTCTCCTTCTGCAAGAAGCATAGGCAGCCATCAAATGAACGACCACCTGCAGATGACAGCTTAAGATTGCCCACTCAGCTTGGTTCAAGTTATGTTCCTGCATCTAATCCATCTGGTTGTGCTAGGAGTG AGCCGTATAATTTCTCTGGGAGAAGAGGTCAGAAACAGCCTCAGATTCTTGGTGCTGCATCTCAAAAACGCCTATTTGTAGAGAACAAGCCATATCTGGTCACTGGTTTTCGTCAAAATGGAAGTGCCTGTGGTTTATCTGGAAATATATCTGCACAAGCTCAATGCACATTAGATGATCTTAAGCTGGGTGCTTCTCAGTTTGAGAAGCATGTAAGTGTCTGTTCTATGGCTGAGAAGTACAGAAACATGAAAGCAACATTCAGAAGGAGGCTTGCTTTTG GAAAGTCAAAAATTCATGGGTTTGGTGTTTTTGCCAAGCTTGCGCACAAGGCTGGAGACATG GTAATCGAGTACATAGGTGAACTTGTTAGGCCCACAATAGCAGATATAAGGGAGCGGCGAATCTATAATTCGCTAGTG GGTGCTGGGACTTATATGTTTAGGATAGATGATGAGCGTGTAATCGATGCTACAAGGGCAGGAAGCATAGCTCATTTGATCAACCACTCCTGTGAA CCCAATTGTTATTCGAGGGTCATAAGTGTTAATGGTGATGAACATATTATAATATTTGCAAAACGCGACATTGAACAATGGGAGGAATTGACATATGACTACAG
- the LOC135658095 gene encoding probable alpha,alpha-trehalose-phosphate synthase [UDP-forming] 9 translates to MKVTNIVSGSHGVTVGDEDLASPMSIFLKRQVVVANFLPLHTARDKTTGKWCFEWDEDSLLLQMKDGFSPEIEVVYVGSLKVDVDAEEQEEVSQELLEEFKCIPTFLAPHLQRSFYHGFCKRHLWPLFHYMLPISAAQGELFDKSLFGAYISANRIFADKAMEAMNSDEDYIWIHDYHLMLLPILLRKRLSQVKLGFFLHSPFPSSEIYKTLPVRDQLLKGLLNADVIGFQTFDYARHFLSCCSRLLGLDYKFKHGYIGIEYFGRIVSIKIAPVGVHVGRLEKLLKCPTTIAKVQEIKQRFKGKTLFLGIDDMDIFKGMSLKLLAFEFMLQRNENLRGKMVLIQIANPPRTVGKNVMETRNEVISIVERINSVYGSPGYEPVVFMDYSIPYHMKIAYYVMADCCIVNAVRDGMNLVPYEYVVCRQGTEEIDRHRGINMVRCTSTLIVSEFIGCSPSLSGAIKVNPWSLQDVADALYHASELSENVRQLHHEKHYRYVISHHVAYWVQSFLQELERACQGNCNQKYYRLGIGLNFRVVSLSPDFRKLSVDELVSSYKRTNRRAIFLDYDGTIMPAGSACKIPSTRLISILNDLCTDPQNTVFIVSGRERTALGEWFCSCTNLGIAAEHGYFIRWNVDSDWESSPPFGVSFEWRNTVERVMKSYTEATDGSFIESKESALVWNYQDADFGFGSCQAKELSSHLESLLANDPVVVRRGHYIVEVIPQGVGKGRAVDKILGQLVANGKPPELIICVGNDRSDEDMFQSINNATKKESSTTAPEVFACTVGQKPSSAKYYIDETSDVLLLLKALVQSQNKIVSP, encoded by the exons ATGAAGGTTACCAATATAGTTTCTGGCTCTCATGGAGTGACAGTAGGTGATGAAGATTTAGCTAGTCCGATGTCAATATTCCTGAAAAGGCAAGTTGTGGTCGCAAATTTCCTTCCGCTGCATACCGCTCGGGATAAAACAACTGGAAAATGGTGCTTTGAGTGGGATGAAGATTCTTTACTATTGCAGATGAAAGATGGGTTTTCCCCTGAAATTGAGGTCGTCTATGTAGGTAGTCTGAAGGTTGATGTAGATGCAGAAGAGCAAGAAGAGGTTTCACAAGAGCTCTTAGAGGAGTTTAAGTGCATACCGACTTTTCTAGCTCCTCATCTCCAAAGAAGCTTCTACCATGGCTTCTGTAAAAGACATCTTTGGCCACTTTTTCATTACATGCTGCCCATCAGTGCGGCACAAGGTGAGCTCTTTGATAAATCTCTTTTCGGAGCCTACATTTCTGCCAACAGGATATTCGCTGATAAAGCCATGGAGGCAATGAATTCAGATGAGGACTATATTTGGATTCATGATTACCACCTCATGCTTCTACCAATTCTCCTAAGGAAGCGGCTGAGTCAAGTCAAGCTTGGTTTTTTCCTTCATAGCCCATTCCCATCCTCAGAAATCTATAAGACTCTTCCTGTTAGAGATCAACTGCTTAAGGGGTTACTGAATGCTGATGTAATTGGTTTTCAGACATTTGATTATGCACGCCACTTCCTTTCTTGTTGCAGCAGGCTGCTAGGCCTAGATTACAAATTTAAGCATGGGTACATAGGAATTGAGTATTTCGGCCGTATTGTGAGCATTAAGATTGCTCCAGTTGGTGTTCATGTTGGCCGGCTTGAGAAACTTCTAAAATGTCCAACCACAATTGCCAAGGTTCAAGAGATTAAACAAAGATTTAAAGGGAAGACATTATTTCTTGGTATTGATGACATGGACATCTTCAAGGGTATGAGTTTGAAGCTTTTAGCGTTTGAATTTATGTTGCAGAGGAATGAAAATCTTAGAGGTAAGATGGTCCTGATTCAAATTGCTAATCCTCCAAGAACAGTGGGAAAAAATGTGATGGAAACAAGAAATGAGGTTATCTCAATTGTCGAAAGAATAAACAGTGTCTACGGTAGTCCAGGTTATGAACCTGTGGTCTTTATGGATTATTCTATTCCCTATCACATGAAGATCGCATATTACGTGATGGCGGATTGTTGCATTGTAAATGCTGTCAGGGATGGTATGAACTTAGTACCATATGAGTATGTAGTTTGTAGACAAGGGACGGAGGAGATAGATAGACATCGAGGCATTAATATGGTGCGATGCACAAGCACACTGATCGTCTCTGAATTCATCGGCTGTTCTCCATCCCTGAGTGGAGCTATAAAAGTCAACCCTTGGAGTCTTCAGGATGTTGCTGATGCCTTATATCATGCAAGTGAGCTGTCTGAAAATGTGAGGCAGTTGCATCACGAAAAACATTATCGATATGTTATCTCTCATCATGTAGCTTATTGGGTTCAGAGCTTTCTGCAGGAACTAGAAAGAGCTTGTCAAGGCAATTGCAATCAGAAATACTACCGCCTTGGTATTGGTTTAAACTTCAGAGTTGTTTCTCTTTCTCCAGATTTCAGAAAGCTATCTGTAGATGAACTTGTCTCTTCATACAAAAGAACCAATCGCAGAGCAATATTTTTGGATTACGATGGAACCATAATGCCTGCAGGTTCTGCATGTAAAATCCCCTCAACGAGACTCATTTCCATTCTTAATGACCTTTGCACTGATCCCCAAAATACAGTTTTCATCGTCAGTGGAAGAGAGAGGACTGCTCTTGGTGAGTGGTTTTGTTCTTGTACAAACCTAGGAATCGCTGCTGAGCATGGCTATTTCATCAG ATGGAACGTAGACTCCGATTGGGAATCTTCTCCACCTTTCGGTGTGAGCTTTGAGTGGAGAAATACTGTTGAGCGGGTGATGAAATCATACACCGAGGCAACAGATGGTTCCTTTATAGAATCAAAGGAAAGTGCACTGGTGTGGAATTATCAGGATGCTGATTTTGGGTTTGGCTCCTGTCAAGCCAAAGAGCTATCTAGTCATCTCGAGAGTTTGCTTGCCAATGATCCAGTTGTTGTTCGAAGGGGCCACTATATTGTTGAGGTTATACCTCAG GGAGTGGGTAAAGGGAGGGCAGTCGATAAAATTCTCGGACAACTGGTAGCCAATGGAAAGCCACCAGAACTTATCATCTGTGTTGGCAATGACCGATCTGATGAAGACATGTTCCAGAGCATCAACAACGCCACGAAAAAAGAATCTTCGACCACAGCTCCTGAGGTCTTTGCCTGCACAGTTGGTCAAAAGCCAAGCAGTGCCAAGTATTACATCGACGAAACCAGTGACGTGCTTCTGTTGCTAAAAGCTCTTGTGCAGTCCCAGAACAAAATAGTCTCCCCTTGA